The following coding sequences lie in one Arachis stenosperma cultivar V10309 chromosome 5, arast.V10309.gnm1.PFL2, whole genome shotgun sequence genomic window:
- the LOC130979703 gene encoding WAT1-related protein At3g28050-like: MARRWSFYKNLLPILLLIGIECNDMGLLTLFKAATNKGMSNHVFVAYAYAIATIVLIPAPFISKRSRVVPPLSFIILSKIVLLGIIGSSSQILGYAGISYSSPTLASSIGNLVPAFTFLLAVFFRMEKIDVKSRTSQAKVMGSIISIAGAFVLTFYKGPSISNNSHTKITSLPLLQQPINIPRAVDTNWVLAGILLTADYLLFSIWYILQVDVLKDYPDELSMLFFYNVTSTIISTIVGSILEPNASAWKIRLDISLVSILCSGLLGKFLSNAIYAWVMHIKGPVFVTAFKPLSIVISVAMGVMFLGDTLYIGSIIGATIISIGLYTVLWGKSKEEAEEDVIGSLESLTSENVPFLHSYNTSYSEKKTDTN; encoded by the exons ATGGCAAGAAGATGGTCCTTCTACAAGAATCTGCTTCCAATCTTGTTGCTTATTGGTATAGAGTGCAATGATATGGGGTTACTCACTTTGTTCAAAGCAGCCACCAATAAAGGCATGAGCAACCATGTGTTTGTTGCATATGCTTATGCTATTGCTACTATTGTTCTTATTCCTGCACCTTTCATCTCCAAAAG ATCAAGAGTGGTTCCTCCACTCAGTTTCATCATACTTTCCAAAATTGTCCTTCTTGGGATCATAGG AAGTTCATCTCAAATTCTGGGGTATGCTGGAATTAGTTACAGTTCTCCAACACTTGCTTCATCAATTGGCAACTTGGTTCCTGCTTTCACCTTCTTGCTTGCAGTCTTTTTCAG GATGGAAAAGATAGATGTAAAAAGTAGAACTAGTCAAGCTAAGGTAATGGGAAGCATAATATCAATAGCAGGAGCATTTGTGTTGACTTTCTACAAAGGTCCATCTATCAGCAACAATTCTCATACCAAAATTACCTCATTGCCCCTGCTACAACAACCAATTAACATTCCCAGAGCAGTGGACACAAATTGGGTCCTTGCTGGAATTCTTCTAACAGCTGACTATTTACTTTTTTCAATATGGTACATTTTACAG gTGGATGTATTGAAGGATTACCCAGATGAACTAAGTATGCTCTTCTTTTACAACGTGACTTCAACCATCATATCTACAATTGTAGGTTCAATTTTAGAGCCTAATGCAAGTGCTTGGAAGATAAGGCTAGACATTTCATTGGTCTCCATTCTTTGCTCA gGTTTACTTGGAAAGTTCTTGAGCAATGCAATTTATGCTTGGGTGATGCACATAAAAGGTCCAGTTTTTGTAACAGCATTCAAGCCACTATCAATTGTTATTTCTGTTGCCATGGGAGTCATGTTCCTAGGTGACACTCTCTATATTGGAAG TATAATTGGGGCCACAATAATATCAATTGGACTCTACACTGTATTGTGgggaaaatcaaaagaagaggCAGAGGAAGATGTTATTGGTAGCCTAGAATCACTAACTAGTGAGAATGTTCCATTCTTGCATAGCTACAACACTTCTTACTCTGAAAAGAAAACAGACACAAATTAA